From one Humulus lupulus chromosome 8, drHumLupu1.1, whole genome shotgun sequence genomic stretch:
- the LOC133796402 gene encoding pre-mRNA-processing-splicing factor 8A: MWNSGQIVPPGTGGSAIPPPPAAQPSYTVLPTPAEAEAKLEEKARKWQQLNSKRYSDKRKFGFVETQKEDMPPEHVRKIIRDHGDMSSKKYRHDKRVYLGALKFIPHAVYKLLENMPMPWEQVRDVKVLYHITGAITFVNEIPWVVEPIYLAQWGSMWIMMRREKRDRRHFKRMRFPPFDDEEPPLDYADNLLDVDPLEPIQLELDEEEDSAVYTWFYDHRPLVKTKLINGPSYRKWHLSLPIMATLHRLAGQLLSDLIDRNYFYLFDMESFFTAKALNMCIPGGPKFEPLYRDMEKGDEDWNEFNDINKLIIRSPLRTEYRIAFPHLYNNRPRKVKLGVYHTPMVMYIKTEDPDLPAFYYDPLIHPIPSTNKDRREKKVYDDEDEDDLILPEGVEPLLKDTQLYTDTTAAGVSLLFAPRPFNMRSGRMRRAEDIPLVSEWYKEHCPPSYPVKVRVSYQKLLKCFVLNELHHRPPKAQKKKHLFRSLQATKFFQTTELDWAEAGLQVCKQGYNMLNLLIHRKNLNYLHLDYNFNLKPVKTLTTKERKKSRFGNAFHLCREILRLTKLVVDANIQFRLGNVDAFQLADGLQYTFSHVGQLTGMYRYKYRLMRQIRMCKDLKHLIYYRFNTGPVGKGPGCGFWAPMWRVWLFFLRGIVPLLERWLGNLLARQFEGRHSKGVAKTVTKQRVESHFDLELRAAVMHDVLDAMPEGIKQNKARTILQHLSEAWRCWKANIPWKVPGLPVPIENMILRYVKSKADWWTNVAHYNRERIRRGATVDKTVCRKNLGRLTRLWLKAEQERQHNYLKDGPYVTPEEAVAIYTTTVHWLESRKFTPIPFPPLSYKHDTKLLILALERLKESYSVAVRLNQVQREELGLIEQAYDNPHEALSRIKRHLLTQRAFKEVGIEFMDLYSYLIPVYEIEPLEKITDAYLDQYLWYEGDKRHLFPNWIKPADSEPPPLLVYKWCQGINNLQDVWDTGDGQCVVMLQTKFEKFFEKIDLTMLNRLLRLVLDHNIADYVTAKNNVVLSYKDMSHTNSYGLIRGLQFASFVVQYYGLVLDLLLLGLTRASEIAGPPQMPNEFITYWDTKVETRHPIRLYSRYIDRVHILFRFTHEEARDLIQRYLTEHPDPNNENMVGYNNKKCWPRDARMRLMKHDVNLGRSVFWDMKNRLPRSITTLEWENSFVSVYSKDNPNLLFSMCGFEVRILPKIRMTQEAFSNTRDGVWNLQNEQTKERTAVAFLRVDDEHMKVFENRVRQILMSSGSTTFTKIVNKWNTALIGLMTYFREATVHTQELLDLLVKCENKIQTRIKIGLNSKMPSRFPPVIFYTPKEIGGLGMLSMGHILIPQSDLRYSQQTDVGVTHFRSGMSHEEDQLIPNLYRYIQPWESEFIDSQRVWAEYALKRQEAQAQNRRLTLEDLEDSWDRGIPRINTLFQKDRHTLAYDKGWRVRTDFKQYQVLKQNPFWWTHQRHDGKLWNLNNYRTDVIQALGGVEGILEHTLFKGTYFPTWEGLFWEKASGFEESMKYKKLTNAQRSGLNQIPNRRFTLWWSPTINRANVYVGFQVQLDLTGIFMHGKIPTLKISLIQIFRAHLWQKIHESVVMDLCQVLDQELDALEIETVQKETIHPRKSYKMNSSCADILLFAAHRWPMSKPSLVAEPKDVFDQKASNKYWIDVQLRWGDYDSHDIERYTRAKFMDYTTDNMSIYPSPTGVMIGLDLAYNLHSAFGNWFPGSKPLIQQAMNKIMKSNPALYVLRERIRKGLQLYSSEPTEPYLSSQNYGEIFSNQIIWFVDDTNVYRVTIHKTFEGNLTTKPINGAIFIFNPRTGQLFLKVIHTSVWAGQKRLGQLAKWKTAEEVAALVRSLPVEEQPKQIIVTRKGMLDPLEVHLLDFPNIVIKGSELQLPFQACLKIEKFGDLILKATEPQMVLFNIYDDWLKSISSYTAFSRLILILRALHVNNEKAKMLLKPDKTIVTEAHHIWPSLTDDQWMKVEVALRDLILSDYAKKNNVNTSALTQSEIRDIILGAEITPPSQQRQQIAEIEKQAKEASQLTAVTTRTTNVHGDELIVTTTSPYEQSAFGSKTDWRVRAISATNLYLRVNHIYVNSEDIKETGYTYIMPKNILKKFICIADLRTQIAGYLYGVSPPDNPQVKEIRCIAMPPQWGTHQQVHLPSQLPEHDFLNDLEPLGWMHTQPNELPQLSPQDLTSHAKVLENNKQWDGEKCIILTCSFTPGSCSLTAYKLTPSGYEWGRVNKDTGSNPHGYLPTHYEKVQMLLSDRFLGFYMVPDTGPWNYNFMGVKHTPSMKFGVKLGTPREYYHEDHRPTHFLEFSNLEEGDIAEGDREDTFS; this comes from the exons ATGTGGAACAGCGGCCAGATTGTGCCGCCGGGAACGGGCGGCTCGGCCATTCCGCCGCCTCCCGCTGCCCAACCCTCTTACACGGTTTTGCCAACTCCGGCGGAAGCTGAGGCTAAGCTTGAGGAGAAAGCTAGGAAATGGCAACAGCTTAATTCGAAACGATATAGCGACAAGAGAAAGTTTGGATTCGTTGAGACGCAGAAGGAGGATATGCCTCCTGAGCACGTTAGGAAGATCATTAG AGATCATGGGGACATGTCGTCGAAAAAGTATCGTCATGATAAGCGAGTATATCTTGGAGCACTCAAATTTATTCCTCACGCAGTTTATAAGCTCCTTGAAAATATGCCAATGCCCTGGGAGCAG GTCAGAGATGTGAAAGTTTTGTACCATATAACTGGGGCAATCACGTTTGTGAATGAAATTCCATGGGTTGTTGAACCCATATACCTGGCTCAG TGGGGTTCAATGTGGATCATGATGAGAAGGGAGAAAAGAGACCGTAGGCATTTCAAGAGAATGCGGTTTCCACCATTTGATGATGAGGAACCTCCTCTGGATTATGCAGATAATTTACTGGACGTAGATCCTCTTGAGCCAATTCAGCTAGAGCTAGATGAAGAAGAAGATTCTGCTGTTTATACTTGGTTTTACGACCATAGGCCTCTTGTTAAAACAAAACTCATTAATGGCCCTAGTTATCGAAAATGGCATCTTTCTCTTCCAATCATGGCAACTCTTCATCGGCTTGCAGGACAACTACTTTCAGATCTGATTGACCGCAATTACTTCTACTTGTTTGACATGGAGTCTTTTTTCACAGCCAAAGCATTGAATATGTGCATACCTG GTGGCCCAAAATTTGAGCCCTTGTATCGAGACATGGAAAAAGGTGATGAGGACTGGAATGAGTTCAATGACATTAACAAGCTCATTATCCGGTCACCTCTCAGGACAGAGTACAGAATTGCATTCCCTCATCTTTATAACAACAGGCCCAGGAAGGTAAAGCTTGGGGTTTACCACACTCCCATGGTTATGTACATAAAAACTGAGGATCCTGATTTACCTGCATTTTACTATGATCCTTTGATACACCCAATACCCAGCACTAACAAGGACCGGCGAGAAAAGAAAGTATATGATGATGAGGACGAAGATGATCTTATTTTACCAGAAGGGGTAGAGCCCTTGCTGAAAGATACTCAGCTTTACACTGACACCACAGCTGCAGGCGTTTCCCTTCTATTTGCTCCACGACCTTTTAACATGAGATCTGGTAGGATGCGTCGGGCAGAAGATATACCTCTTGTATCAGAGTGGTATAAAGAGCATTG CCCTCCTTCATATCCTGTTAAAGTGCGGGTCAGTTACCAGAAATTATTAAAATGTTTTGTGTTGAATGAGTTGCATCATAGACCACCCAAGGCCCAAAAGAAGAAGCATTTGTTTCGGTCTCTGCAAGCTACAAAGTTTTTCCAAACCACCGAACTTGACTGGGCTGAAGCAGGTCTTCAAGTTTGTAAGCAAGGGTATAACATGCTGAATCTCTTGATACACAGGAAAAATTTGAACTATCTTCATCTTGATTATAATTTCAATTTGAAGCCTGTCAAAACTCTGACAACAAAAGAACGTAAGAAATCTCGGTTTGGCAATGCTTTCCATCTTTGTCGTGAAATCTTAAGGTTGACAAAACTTGTAGTTGATGCTAATATTCAGTTTCGGCTGGGTAATGTGGACGCCTTCCAATTGGCTGATGGCCTGCAGTACACATTTTCTCATGTTGGTCAGTTAACTGGTATGTACCGTTACAAGTACAGGCTTATGCGACAAATTAGAATGTGCAAAGACTTGAAGCACTTAATATACTATCGGTTCAATACTGGGCCAGTGGGGAAAGGGCCTGGATGTGGATTTTGGGCACCAATGTGGAGAGTGTGGTTGTTCTTCCTTCGTGGGATAGTACCTCTTTTGGAACGGTGGTTAGGGAATTTACTTGCACGACAATTTGAAGGGCGTCACTCAAAGGGGGTGGCTAAAACTGTAACTAAGCAGCGTGTTGAGAGCCATTTTGACTTGGAGCTTCGAGCTGCTGTCATGCATGATGTTCTTGATGCCATGCCAG AGGGAATTAAACAAAACAAAGCGAGAACTATATTGCAACATCTAAGTGAGGCTTGGCGCTGTTGGAAAGCAAATATTCCTTGGAAG GTTCCTGGTTTGCCTGTTCCTATTGAGAATATGATTCTTCGTTACGTGAAGTCTAAGGCAGACTGGTGGACAAATGTTGCTCATTACAATCGTGAGCGTATAAGAAGAGGTGCAACAGTTGATAAGACAGTTTGTAGAAAGAATCTGGGAAGATTGACTCGCCTTTGGCTAAAGGCCGAGCAG GAACGTCAACACAATTATTTGAAGGATGGTCCTTATGTCACACCAGAAGAAGCAGTCGCCATATATACAACAACTGTGCATTGGTTGGAATCAAGAAAGTTCACTCCCATTCCATTCCCTCCATTGTCGTACAAGCATGACACAAAGCTACTTATTCTTGCCCTGGAGAGGTTAAAGGAATCATATAGTGTGGCTGTTAGATTAAACCAAGTTCAAAGAGAAGAACTTGGTCTCATTGAACAAGCGTATGATAACCCACATGAAGCATTATCACGAATTAAGCGTCATTTGCTTACTCAACGTGCCTTCAAAGAA GTTGGAATTGAGTTCATGGATTTATACAGTTATCTTATTCCAGTTTATGAGATTGAGCCACTTGAAAAGATTACAGATGCATATCTTGACCAGTATTTATGGTATGAAGGTGATAAGCGTCATCTCTTCCCGAACTGGATTAAGCCTGCAGATTCAGAGCCACCCCCACTTCTGGTTTATAAATGGTGTCAAGGCATCAACAACTTGCAAGACGTATGGGATACAGGTGATGGGCAGTGCGTAGTGATGCTTCAGACAAAGTTTGAGAAGTTCTTTGAGAAGATTGACTTGACTATGCTGAACAG GCTTCTACGTTTGGTTCTTGACCACAATATTGCTGATTATGTCACTGCTAAGAATAATGTGGTATTGTCTTACAAGGACATGAGTCATACAAATTCTTATGGCCTTATACGTGGTCTCCAATTTGCATCCTTTGTTGTGCAATATTACGGACTTGTGCTGGATCTGTTGCTTCTGGGTTTGACTCGTGCCAGTGAAATTGCTGGTCCACCCCAGATGCCCAATGAGTTCATCACCTACTGGGACACTAAAGTTGAAACAAGGCATCCTATTCGGTTATACTCTCGGTACATAGACAGGGTGCATATATTGTTCCGCTTTACTCATGAAGAGGCTCGAGACCTTATCCAGAGATATCTTACTGAACATCCAGATCCCAACAATGAAAATATGGTAGGATATAATAATAAAAAGTGTTGGCCAAGAGATGCCAGAATGAGACTTATGAAGCATGATG TCAATCTGGGGAGGAGTGTCTTCTGGGACATGAAGAATCGTCTTCCTCGAAGTATCACAACTTTGGAGTGGGAGAACAGTTTTGTTTCTGTGTATAGCAAGGACAATCCAAACCTTCTCTTCAGCAT GTGTGGGTTTGAAGTCAGGATTCTTCCTAAAATTAGAATGACTCAGGAAGCATTCAGCAATACAAGAGATGGAGTTTGGAATTTGCAGAATGAGCAGACAAAAGAAAGAACGGCAGTTGCTTTCTTACGGGTTGATGATGAACACATGAAGGTGTTTGAGAATCGTGTTAGACAGATTCTTATGTCTTCAGGGTCAACAACGTTTACAAAAATTGTCAACAAATGGAATACCGCTCTTAttg GTCTGATGACTTACTTCCGTGAAGCAACTGTGCATACCCAAGAGTTGTTGGATCTGCTTGTCAAATGTGAGAATAAGATTCAGACCCGTATCAAGATCGGGTTGAACTCAAAAATGCCTAGCag ATTCCCTCCTGTGATCTTTTACACACCAAAAGAAATTGGAGGACTTGGCATGTTGAGTATGGGTCACATACTGATTCCACAGAGTGACCTCAGATACAGCCAGCAGACTGATGTTGGGGTGACCCATTTTAGGAGTGGAATGAGTCATGAAGAGGACCAGCTGATTCCTAATCTTTACCGTTATATTCAG CCCTGGGAAAGTGAGTTTATAGATTCACAGCGTGTTTGGGCAGAATATGCATTGAAGAGGCAGGAAGCTCAGGCACAAAATAGGCGTCTAACCCTTGAAGATTTGGAG GATTCTTGGGATAGAGGAATTCCTCGAATAAATACGCTGTTTCAGAAGGATAGACACACTCTGGCATATGATAAAGGTTGGAGAGTTCGTACAGATTTCAAGCAATACCAAGTCCTGAAGCAAAACCCTTTCTGGTGGACTCATCAGAGGCATGACGGGAAACTATGGAACTTGAACAACTACAGAACAGATGTTATTCAAGCTCTTGGAGGTGTAGAAGGAATTCTTGAGCACACGTTGTTCAAAGGAACATA TTTTCCAACCTGGGAAGGTCTCTTTTGGGAGAAGGCTTCTGGTTTTGAGGAGTCCATGAAGTACAAAAAGTTGACTAATGCACAGAGATCTGGTCTCAACCAAATCCCAAACCGTAGATTTACCCTTTGGTGGTCACCAACAATAAATCGGGCCAATGTTTACGTTGGTTTTCAAGTGCAATTGGACTTAACTGGAATTTTCATGCATGGGAAGATCCCCACTTTGAAGATTTCATTGATTCAGATATTCCGTGCTCACTTGTGGCAGAAGATTCATGAGAGTGTTGTCATGGATCTTTGTCAGGTTTTAGATCAGGAGCTGGATGCCTTGGAAATTGAAACTGTGCAAAAGGAAACTATTCATCCAAGGAAGAGTTACAAAATGAACAGTTCTTGTGCTGACATTCTTCTCTTTGCAGCCCATAGATGGCCAATGTCAAAACCTAGTCTTGTCGCTGAGCCAAAGGATGTTTTTGATCAGAAGGCCAGCAATAAGTACTGGATAGATGTACAACTTCGCTGGGGAGATTATGATTCTCATGATATCGAGCGTTACACAAGGGCCAAGTTCATGGATTACACAACTGACAACATGTCTATTTATCCTTCTCCTACTG GTGTGATGATTGGTCTTGACTTGGCATATAATCTGCACTCTGCGTTTGGTAACTGGTTTCCTGGGTCAAAACCACTCATCCAGCAAGCAATGAACAAAATCATGAAG TCGAATCCTGCTTTATATGTGTTGAGGGAGCGTATAAGAAAGGGTTTGCAATTGTATTCTTCAGAGCCTACCGAACCGTACTTGTCCTCACAAAACTATGGTGAGATCTTTAGCAATCAGATTATATGGTTTGTGGATGATACAAATGTGTATCGTGTCACAATTCACAAGACATTTGAAGGAAATCTCACAACAAAACCCATTAATGGTGCTATTTTTATATTCAATCCAAGGACTGGACAGCTGTTCTTGAAG GTCATCCACACTAGTGTATGGGCGGGTCAAAAACGTCTAGGTCAGCTGGCCAAGTGGAAAACAGCAGAAGAAGTTGCTGCTCTTGTTCGTTCTTTGCCAGTTGAAGAGCAGCCGAAGCAAATTATTGTGACTCGTAAAGGAATGCTTGATCCTTTAGAGGTTCACTTGCTTGATTTTCCTAACATTGTTATAAAAGGAAGTGAACTGCAGCTTCCATTCCAAGCTTGCTTGAAGATTGAGAAATTCGGTGATCTTATCTTAAAGGCAACTGAACCACAGATGGTTCTTTTTAACATCTATGATGATTGGTTGAAGAGTATTTCGTCTTACACTGCATTCTCCCGACTCATTTTGATTTTAAGAGCACTTCATGTGAACAATGAGAAGGCGAAGATGTTACTGAAGCCTGACAAAACAATTGTTACAGAGGCACACCACATATGGCCTTCTCTCACTGATGATCAATGGATGAag GTCGAGGTTGCTTTAAGGGATCTCATACTGTCAGACTACGCCAAGAAGAACAATGTGAATACTTCAGCCCTTACACAGTCTGAGATTCGTGATATCATACTTGGTGCTGAAATTACTCCACCTTCTCAACAAAGGCAGCAGATAGCAGAGATTGAAAAACAA GCAAAAGAAGCAAGTCAGCTGACAGCAGTGACAACAAGGACAACAAATGTTCACGGTGATGAGCTCATAGTCACCACTACAAGTCCCTACGAACAATCTGCTTTTGGCTCTAAAACTGACTGGCGTGTGAGGGCAATATCAGCTACAAATCTTTACCTCCGTGTCAATCACATTTATGTGAATTCAGAGGATATAAAG GAAACAGGGTATACTTACATTATGCCAAAGAACATCTTGAAAAAATTTATTTGCATAGCAGATTTGCGTACTCAAATTGCTGGATACTTGTACGGTGTAAGCCCACCTGACAACCCTCAGGTCAAGGAAATTCGTTGCATCGCCATGCCTCCACAGTGGGGTACTCACCAGCAAGTTCACCTTCCCTCTCAGCTCCCAGAGCATGATTTCCTAAATGATTTGGAGCCTTTGGGATGGATGCACACACAACCAAATGAACTTCCTCAGCTATCCCCACAG GATCTTACTTCCCATGCTAAGGTCCTTGAGAACAACAAGCAATGGGATGGGGAGAAGTGCATTATTTTGACATGCAGTTTCACGCCAGGTTCCTGTTCCTTGACTGCCTACAAGCTTACTCCATCTGGATATGAGTGGGGACGGGTCAACAAGGACACTGGAAGCAATCCTCACGGGTACCTTCCAACTCACTACGAGAAGGTCCAGATGCTTCTCAGTGACCGCTTCCTTGGATTCTATATG GTCCCAGATACTGGTCCATGGAATTACAACTTCATGGGGGTTAAGCATACGCCCAGCATGAAGTTTGGTGTCAAACTTGGGACGCCGAGGGAGTACTATCACGAGGACCACAGGCCAACCCATTTCCTGGAATTCAGCAACTTAGAGGAGGGTGATATAGCTGAGGGAGATCGTGAGGATACATTCTCGTGa